The Flavobacteriales bacterium genomic sequence GTGGCCAATGTGGTCCAACCCTCCTGAGCAAATGCGGCAGGAGCGACCAACATGGCGGCTACAGAAAAGGTAGAGGCAACCGTCCTCCTGTGGGCAGACAAGAATCCTTTTTTCATAAACTTCCTTGGTTTAAATGTGATGTGAGATAGGGATATTAATGGTGTAAATTTTTCACCGGGCAAAGAAAGAAAATCAGGTTCTCTTAAGCTAGTTTTTTAATTGAATAAATTTTCCGAATCGAGTTTTTTTTGTTAATTTAAATCGTTTTATGTCAGTTGTTAACATACAATATTTGTCAATTCGGATTTGAATAAAATGCTGTTGCGGTACGGGTTTTCGTTGCTTAATAAAAAGTTGATTTTTTGTGAACAAAACAGGAACACTTCGGGAATGGAGGATAGATCCTTGTATGAAGTGTTATGAGGTATGCGCCTGGGGGTCTGCAATTCATCGATTGGCATGAAAATCATACCTTCGTCGCAAAACAAAACCGGAGATGAACTTTATATCGTGGAATGTCAATGGGATAAGGGCTGTCATAAAAAAGGATTTCTTTCCCGTTCTGGAAGGTTTCAACGCAGATGTTTTGATGCTGCAGGAAACCAAAGCCCAGGATGATCAGGTGCGCGAAGCTCTGTTTGGCATGATAGACGGGTATGAATTGTTTGTTACATCGGCTGAAAAGAAAGGTTATTCCGGTACGGCGATTCTGACCAGGCATCAGCCGCTGTCGGTTAAATACGGTATCGGTGATACCGAACATGACCAGGAGGGGCGTGTGATCACCCTGGAGTTTGATAGCTACTTTGTGGTGAACGTCTATGTTCCGAACGGATCGGCGGAACTAAAGAGAATCCCTTACAGGCAGAAATGGGATGTCGCGTTTCTTGCCTACCTTAAGAATCTTGAAGCATCCAAGCCGGTGATTATTGGTGGGGACTTCAATGTGGCCCATCAACCGATCGATCTGGCCAGGCCCAAAGACAATTACAACAAAACGGCGGGCTACACACAAGTGGAGATAGATGGCTTTGAGCAGTTCATGCAATCGGGATGGGTGGATAGTTTCAGGGCGCTGCATCCGGAAGAAATCAAGTATTCTTTTTGGAACATTCGCTTTGGTGCGCGTGCGAGAAATGTTGGGTGGAGGATTGATTATTTTCTTGTAAGCTCCATGCTGAAGTCCCGGATCACTGAGGCGGAAATTCTGAATGATGTGCACGGCTCCGACCATTGTCCGGTCAGCCTTACTTTGGAAGATTAGGGCTTCCTTGCTTCAGGCTTAATTCTTTCAGGGGGATCTTCAAACGATGATATCCATGAAATTCTCCTTCTGCGCCTATATACAGCTGTAGGTATTCCGGGGTGATGGTGAAATTCTTCGGTGCTGATGCCGCTTCCTGTTCAAAGGTGATGAAATCCATGTCTACCCTGTTTTGCTGGGTGTAGTTTTGCACATGTTCGCGGATGACACCCATGAAATCACCTGTAAACAAGTCGTTCAGGCTGTACCGTTTCATGTTGCGCGGGTCAATGGTAACGCTGTGGTAAATGTTGAGCGCGTGCCCCTCCATTTTGGTCAGGTATTCAATGGAGATAAGGGTGTCGTCTTCGGTAAGCACTTCGTAATTTACGTGTACGGAAAGGGCCGAATCACCTTCACTGAATCGTTGGATGAACCGCTCAAACTCTTCGATGCCCCTGATGCCTGTCAACGCCAGTGAAACAGTGTCTCCTTTCCCTTGCAACAACAGGGGGTAATTGTATTCCACATGACATTTGCCATTGATGGATGAGAAATTCTCGGTTCTGTTTATGATTGTATAACTGGTGTTCCGCTGGCACCCAACCATTCCGATGAGGCCCATCATCATGAAATAAATTCCCTTTCTCATTTGACCAATTTAATGGAAATGCCCGAATGTATGAAACGTGAACTTTTTACGATGATGGCCTGCTTGGGTTCCTTTGCAGCGGTATGATTGGATGACAAGCCGATGAATGAGGATCAAATTATTTTATAGCCAGACCGGTTTGGTTTGTTCGAACAGTGATGTTTGTGCCGGGATGAATGCATTTGCTTAACGTTTTTTTGATGATGGCATCACACGGCCCGTGTCATAGGAAGAAGGAAGTTTCAGCCGGTGAGGTACCTCGTCCATGTGATTGTATTCAAGTCTGTGCAGCTGGATGGTTTCAAGCGTGATAAAGCCGAAGTCATCCACCACTTTACCCTTTATCAGGTAACAGCCCGGACCGCGAAAGGGGTACCTTTGTGAGATATTCGGGAACTGCACCGAGTCAATCCAATGCCCCTGCCTGTCAATGAAAGTGCCGAAGCTCATCTTTTGTCCGTTTCCCGTTTGGGTATGTTTGACATGTACCAGGTAGCCCGTGATTTCTATGATTTTGCCCACATGGTATTTCATTTTGTCGGCGGGGATCTTGTCTTCGGGAAGTTGTGTGACCAGTTCAAAGGGCGATGTGGAGAGGGAAAATCCGAGCAGTTCCATTTCTGTGTAGGCCGTTTCCAGTGGGTGGTGAAACAGTTCGGGAAGGGTGAACTTCCGTGCGGTTTCCCTGAAAAGGGAAGGGGTGGGCGCTGAGCGCTTCCGGTTGCCGAGTAAATCATGCGCGTCCCATAGGAGTTCCTTCGCAGGTTTTTTGGTGAACCGCAGCGCGCCTATCCGGATGAGTATCCGCAATTGTTCCAGTGGTATCTCCATGCGGTTGGTGATGTCCTGCAGGCTCCCGAACGGACCTTCGTAGTCGCGTGTTGCAAGGAGCTTACGGATCACCTGCTCATCCAGTCCTTTGACCATTCCCAATCCCAGGTATATGCTGTTGCCATGGAGGGTGGCGGCCATGTGACTGCTGTTGATGCAGGGCGCTTCCACTTTTCCGCCGAGCATAACGGCTTCATGGATGTAAAGTTCGGGTCGGTAAAACCCGCCTCCGTTGTTGATGGTAGCCGTCAGGTATTCCAGGGGAAAGTGAGCTTTCAGATACAGTGCCTGAAAACTTTCCACCGCATAAGACGCGGAATGCCCTTTTGCGAAGGCATAGTTGGCAAAGCTTTCGATCTGCTTCCAGATATCTGCGATAACGGGTTCGGAGTAACCTTTCGCTTTGCAGTTGGAGAAAAAGCGGTCGCGTACCTTGTGGAACTCATTGCGTTGTTTGAATTTCCACGACATGCCCCTTCTGAGGATGTCTGCTTCTCCCATCGTCAGCTCCGCAAAGTAGTGGGCCACTTTCATCACATCTTCCTGGTATACCATCACGCCATAGGTTTCATGGAGCAGGTCGTACAGCTCGGGGAGTTGCTCTCTGGCTGAAACCCTGTATTCGGGATACCGGTACCTGCGCACGTATTCACCCATCATGCCGCTTTTTGAAACGCCGGGCCGAATGATGGAACTGGCGGCTACAAGCCGCAGGTAATCATCTGCCTGGAGTTTGGTAAGCAGCATGCGCATGGCCGGGGATTCAATGTAGAAGCAACCGATGGCCATGCCGGTTCTAAGCAGGTGGCGTACCTGTTCATCTTCTTTGAACCGTTGAATGTCATGGATATCGATTCTGGTGTTTCGTTGTTTCTCTATGATGGTGATGGCATCCTGGATCTTGCTCAAGCCCCGTTGCCCAAGGATGTCGAACTTGGCATAGCCGAGGTCTTCCGCTTCGAGCATGCTGAAATGTGTGGTGGGAAATCCTTTGGGAGGGATCGTGGTGGCTGTGAACGTATGCAGCGCTTCCTGTGAAACCAGGATGCCGCTCGAATGTACGCTAAGGTGATTGGGGAAGTCGTGGATGAGATGACTGTATTGCAATACCAGTTTTCCCATGTCATCAGCTTGCTTTGGATGGTCAAGTGTTTGCAGTTTGTCGATCTCTTGTGCGGGAAGTCCGAATACCTTGCCGAGTTCACGAATCACCGACCGATATTGGAATGTGTTGTATGCCCCGAGCAACGCGGTGTGCTTCCAGCCGTGCCGGTCAAAGAGGTATTGGGTGATGGCTTGCCGGTCCCGGGAACAGAAGTCGATATCAAAGTCGGGTGGACTGTTGCGGCTGGGATTGATGAATCGTTCGAAGTACAGGTCCAGTTCCAGCGGATCTACATCTGTGATGCCGATCAGGAAGGCCACCATGCTGTTTGCGCCGCTTCCTCTTCCCACATGGTAGTAATTGTGCCGGCGTGCAAAGCGTACCAGGTCCCAGTTGATCAGGAAATAAGCGCAGAACTGGAGTTGGCAGATTACATCAAGCTCTTTCTCCATGCGGGCAATGATCTCAGGGGTGATGTGCGGATATCTGTATGTAATCCCTTCTTTACATTGTTGGCGAAGCAAAGCGATGTCTTCGGTGGATGAAGAGGTGAAGTGCATTTTGTTTTTAGGGGTTTTGAACTCGAATGAAATGGTGCACTGCTCCAGGATCCGGCAGGTGTTGTTTGCAATCAGAGAATGGTGTTCAAGCATGATTTGCAATTCCCGAAGGGATGGCATGGTTTCATCGGGTGGTGCTTCTTCTTGTTTTGCTAGTTTGCTGAGCAGGGTGTTGTTGTCGATTGCTCTCAGCAACCTGTGGGTGTTGTATCCACGCTTGTCCAGGAAGGTGACGGGTTGCAGCAGCACCAGTTTGTGTGCATGGTTCTTCCAGGTGGAAAAGGGCAGATGTCTGAGTTGGGAGAGTCTTACGCCTGCAAACTCGTGTTTCTGTAATGATTCGGGAGAAGTGTTTTGAAGCGGATATATGATGAAGGTGTCGGGGATGGAGGGTGCGTGGTTTGGAAACGGCGTTTGGGTGTGGCTGTGCAGGATGAAGTGTTCGTTCAGTGCTTTGTATCCGTTGTTGTTCCGGGCAAGTCCTATGTACTGTTGTTGTGCGCCGTTCCGGAAATCAATACCAAGCACCGGTTGGATGCCGTATTCAGGTGCCAGGCGAACATAGTCCACACAGGCAGATGTGCTGTTGATGTCTGTGAGTGCTGCAATGTTGTGGCCTCTTTCTGAAAGTGCCTGCAGGAGTTGCCTGGGGGAAAGGGTGCCGTATTTGAAGCTGTAATAAGTATGGCAGTTTACCAGCATCACATGGTGTTTTATTGCCGCCGGTGGGCAGGTATCACAGGTGGTTCTCCGTTGAACGGATTGGTCATCATGCCCACACCCCTTGTATCCATTGTGGATGCGCGTTTGACAGCTTGTTGTCCGAACCGGTTTCTGATCTTATCCATGGCTTGGTACAGGTTGATCATTTCTTCCGTGTCATCGAACAGGTTGATTTGATAACCTCCTCCGACCAGATGGCTGAACCGCACGCCCACTAGTCTGACGAGTACCCTGCGGTCATACAGCTGGTCAAATAGCTCCAGTACCTGTTGAATCAGGGTGTGGTCACATGAGGTGTAAGGGATCTGTTTCTGCCTGCTGCGGGTGTCGAAGTCGGAATAACGCACGGTGACGGCTACACATGACGTAAGCTTGTTACCGTTCCGGAGGTAGTATGCC encodes the following:
- the xth gene encoding exodeoxyribonuclease III yields the protein MNFISWNVNGIRAVIKKDFFPVLEGFNADVLMLQETKAQDDQVREALFGMIDGYELFVTSAEKKGYSGTAILTRHQPLSVKYGIGDTEHDQEGRVITLEFDSYFVVNVYVPNGSAELKRIPYRQKWDVAFLAYLKNLEASKPVIIGGDFNVAHQPIDLARPKDNYNKTAGYTQVEIDGFEQFMQSGWVDSFRALHPEEIKYSFWNIRFGARARNVGWRIDYFLVSSMLKSRITEAEILNDVHGSDHCPVSLTLED
- a CDS encoding DNA polymerase III subunit alpha, with product MLVNCHTYYSFKYGTLSPRQLLQALSERGHNIAALTDINSTSACVDYVRLAPEYGIQPVLGIDFRNGAQQQYIGLARNNNGYKALNEHFILHSHTQTPFPNHAPSIPDTFIIYPLQNTSPESLQKHEFAGVRLSQLRHLPFSTWKNHAHKLVLLQPVTFLDKRGYNTHRLLRAIDNNTLLSKLAKQEEAPPDETMPSLRELQIMLEHHSLIANNTCRILEQCTISFEFKTPKNKMHFTSSSTEDIALLRQQCKEGITYRYPHITPEIIARMEKELDVICQLQFCAYFLINWDLVRFARRHNYYHVGRGSGANSMVAFLIGITDVDPLELDLYFERFINPSRNSPPDFDIDFCSRDRQAITQYLFDRHGWKHTALLGAYNTFQYRSVIRELGKVFGLPAQEIDKLQTLDHPKQADDMGKLVLQYSHLIHDFPNHLSVHSSGILVSQEALHTFTATTIPPKGFPTTHFSMLEAEDLGYAKFDILGQRGLSKIQDAITIIEKQRNTRIDIHDIQRFKEDEQVRHLLRTGMAIGCFYIESPAMRMLLTKLQADDYLRLVAASSIIRPGVSKSGMMGEYVRRYRYPEYRVSAREQLPELYDLLHETYGVMVYQEDVMKVAHYFAELTMGEADILRRGMSWKFKQRNEFHKVRDRFFSNCKAKGYSEPVIADIWKQIESFANYAFAKGHSASYAVESFQALYLKAHFPLEYLTATINNGGGFYRPELYIHEAVMLGGKVEAPCINSSHMAATLHGNSIYLGLGMVKGLDEQVIRKLLATRDYEGPFGSLQDITNRMEIPLEQLRILIRIGALRFTKKPAKELLWDAHDLLGNRKRSAPTPSLFRETARKFTLPELFHHPLETAYTEMELLGFSLSTSPFELVTQLPEDKIPADKMKYHVGKIIEITGYLVHVKHTQTGNGQKMSFGTFIDRQGHWIDSVQFPNISQRYPFRGPGCYLIKGKVVDDFGFITLETIQLHRLEYNHMDEVPHRLKLPSSYDTGRVMPSSKKR